A genomic window from Candidatus Endomicrobium procryptotermitis includes:
- a CDS encoding adenine-specific methyltransferase EcoRI family protein, which translates to MLSLNRPLNKAKVQKNDEFYTQLSDIEKELKHYKAHFKNKVVLCNCDDPRISNFFHYFSYNFEALGLKKLIATCYKNQNADLFSRNDSEKAIYLEYIGDKNDNNIPDTDEIGIKYLKGDGDFRSQECIELLKQSDIVCTNPPFSLFREYVAQLIEHKKKFLIIGDQNAITYKKIFLLIKKNKIWLGVDNGGTKWFQVPLHYKIKTQARIKVENGVKFFSKGSIMWFTNLDHKKRHQNLILYRKYNPKDYPKYDNYDVIEVSKVADIPVGYNGIMGVPITFLDKYNPEQFEVLGLDDHRIQYPKLAGCNSINGKQIYRRIIIRNKESLNENRTQRNYRRGINKRV; encoded by the coding sequence ATGCTAAGCCTTAACAGACCGCTTAACAAAGCAAAAGTTCAGAAAAACGACGAATTTTATACTCAACTTTCCGACATAGAAAAAGAGCTTAAACATTACAAAGCCCATTTTAAAAATAAAGTCGTATTATGTAACTGCGACGACCCGCGCATCTCAAATTTCTTTCATTATTTTTCTTATAACTTTGAAGCGTTAGGACTTAAAAAACTGATTGCCACTTGCTATAAAAATCAGAATGCCGATTTGTTTAGCAGAAATGATAGCGAAAAAGCGATCTATTTGGAATATATAGGAGATAAAAATGACAATAACATCCCAGACACCGACGAGATAGGCATAAAATATTTAAAAGGAGACGGTGATTTTCGTTCGCAAGAATGTATTGAACTTTTAAAGCAATCCGATATAGTATGCACTAACCCGCCTTTTTCTTTGTTTAGGGAATATGTCGCTCAACTTATAGAACACAAGAAAAAATTTTTAATAATCGGTGACCAAAATGCAATCACATACAAAAAAATTTTTTTGCTTATCAAAAAAAACAAAATATGGCTCGGCGTAGATAACGGCGGGACAAAATGGTTTCAGGTTCCTCTACATTATAAAATAAAAACTCAAGCAAGAATAAAAGTAGAAAATGGCGTTAAGTTTTTCAGCAAGGGAAGTATTATGTGGTTTACTAATCTTGACCATAAAAAGCGTCATCAAAATTTAATCCTTTACAGAAAATATAATCCAAAAGATTATCCAAAATACGATAATTATGACGTAATAGAGGTAAGCAAAGTCGCCGATATACCAGTTGGCTACAACGGCATTATGGGCGTGCCAATCACTTTTCTTGATAAATATAATCCAGAACAATTTGAAGTGTTAGGATTAGACGATCATAGAATACAATATCCTAAATTAGCTGGTTGCAATAGCATCAATGGAAAGCAAATTTATAGACGCATTATTATTAGAAATAAGGAGTCTTTAAATGAAAATAGAACTCAAAGAAATTACCGTCGGGGAATTAACAAACGGGTATAA
- the glmS gene encoding glutamine--fructose-6-phosphate transaminase (isomerizing), whose amino-acid sequence MCGIVGYIGKSESVDIIFDGLKKLEYRGYDSAGIAVVSDGNIEIRRSAGKLSKLKEVLSKNPASGKLGVGHTRWATHGKPCEENAHPHTDSSGSIVVVHNGIIENYVELRENLKKDGHIFKSETDTEVIAHLVRKYYKNNLFEAVKRALKDVRGSYALGVICKDEPNKIACARYDAPLIIGCGQCENFIASDIPALLAYTKDMIFLENGDIAEISSEKIFISDFSGKEIKREIKKILWDAVQAEKDGYKHFMLKEIYEQPRAIEDTFRGRIYPDEGKVYIEEIKLTKDFIKNLSRIYIVACGTSYHAGLTAKLLIENFTGIPVEVDIASEFRYRQPIFLDNSLTVAISQSGETADTIAALRLAKANGSKTLAVCNVVGSSLSREADDVFYTRCGPEISVASTKAFTGQLTAFYILALDWSQKRLSLTSELLQKYIKELWAIPLKVSDFLNNSDGVLEVAKNYAHKRDFLYLGRHVNYPVALEGALKLKEISYIHAEGYAAGEMKHGPIALIDERMPIVAIAVRSQIYEKIVSNIEEAKARGGTIIAIASDGDKAIAVQTDSQIYVHETDEFFSPIITAIPLQLLAYHIAVILGCDVDQPRNLAKSVTVE is encoded by the coding sequence ATGTGCGGAATAGTGGGGTATATAGGCAAGTCTGAGTCGGTTGATATTATATTTGACGGGCTTAAAAAACTTGAATATCGGGGCTATGATTCGGCAGGCATTGCCGTGGTAAGTGACGGAAACATTGAAATAAGAAGAAGCGCCGGCAAACTTTCCAAATTAAAGGAAGTTTTATCAAAAAACCCAGCAAGTGGAAAACTAGGCGTAGGACATACCCGTTGGGCTACGCACGGAAAACCTTGTGAGGAAAACGCACATCCTCATACAGATTCTTCAGGTTCTATAGTCGTCGTGCATAACGGTATTATTGAAAATTATGTTGAGCTCAGAGAAAATCTTAAAAAAGATGGACATATTTTTAAATCTGAAACCGACACTGAAGTCATAGCTCATCTTGTGCGCAAATATTATAAAAATAATTTATTTGAGGCTGTCAAAAGAGCTTTAAAGGACGTTCGCGGCTCTTATGCTTTGGGCGTTATTTGTAAAGACGAACCTAATAAAATAGCTTGTGCAAGATACGACGCTCCTCTAATAATCGGTTGCGGGCAATGCGAAAATTTTATAGCTTCCGATATTCCCGCTTTACTTGCTTATACAAAAGATATGATTTTTCTTGAAAATGGAGATATTGCAGAAATTTCATCTGAAAAAATATTTATTTCAGATTTTTCCGGCAAAGAAATAAAACGCGAAATTAAGAAAATCTTGTGGGACGCAGTTCAGGCTGAAAAAGATGGATACAAGCATTTTATGCTTAAAGAAATTTACGAACAGCCGCGTGCTATAGAGGACACTTTCAGAGGAAGAATTTATCCTGACGAAGGAAAAGTTTATATTGAAGAAATAAAGTTGACGAAGGACTTTATAAAAAATCTTTCAAGAATTTACATAGTCGCTTGTGGAACTTCTTATCACGCGGGGCTGACTGCGAAGCTTTTAATTGAAAACTTTACAGGAATTCCTGTTGAAGTAGATATAGCTTCTGAGTTCCGTTACAGGCAGCCGATTTTTTTAGATAACAGTTTAACTGTCGCAATATCACAATCCGGTGAAACTGCAGACACAATAGCGGCTTTGCGTTTGGCAAAAGCAAATGGAAGCAAAACGCTTGCCGTTTGCAATGTCGTAGGTTCAAGTCTCAGCAGGGAAGCTGATGATGTGTTTTATACTCGCTGCGGACCAGAAATAAGTGTGGCTTCAACAAAGGCGTTTACGGGGCAGCTTACGGCTTTTTATATTTTGGCTTTGGATTGGTCTCAAAAACGCTTATCTTTGACGTCGGAGTTATTACAGAAATACATTAAAGAACTCTGGGCTATTCCCTTAAAAGTAAGCGATTTTCTTAATAATTCAGACGGCGTTTTAGAAGTAGCAAAAAATTATGCACATAAAAGGGATTTTTTGTATCTTGGCAGGCATGTTAATTATCCTGTAGCTTTAGAGGGCGCTTTAAAATTAAAAGAGATTTCTTACATACATGCTGAAGGATACGCCGCTGGCGAAATGAAGCATGGACCCATCGCTTTAATAGATGAAAGAATGCCGATAGTCGCCATAGCTGTTCGTTCGCAAATTTATGAAAAAATTGTTTCAAACATAGAAGAGGCAAAAGCGCGCGGTGGAACTATTATCGCAATTGCAAGCGACGGAGATAAAGCTATAGCTGTGCAGACTGACAGTCAAATTTATGTACATGAAACCGACGAGTTTTTTTCGCCGATAATAACGGCAATTCCTTTGCAGCTTTTGGCTTACCACATAGCGGTGATTTTAGGCTGTGATGTTGACCAGCCAAGAAACTTGGCAAAATCTGTAACTGTTGAATAA
- a CDS encoding DUF262 domain-containing protein, giving the protein MKIELKEITVGELTNGYKDNAENGVIGFSGKLDIRPPYQREFIYKDKQRDAVIDTIVKNFPLNVMYWAVRDDRKFEVIDGQQRTISVCQYVNGDFAFDMRYFHNLKKDEQNKILNYKLMIYICEGTDSEKLQWFKTINIAGEKLSEQELRNAVYAGSWVSDAKRYFSKNGCPAYRIASDYLNGSYIRQEYLETAIDWISKGNIEVYMSNHQGDANALALWTYFQSVITWVSGVFTKKRNFMKGVDWGMLYNKYKDKIFDAVKIEKETAELILDDDVTKKSGIYPYILTRDEKYLSIRVFSQAQRQKAYLSQKSICAKCEKHFEIGEMEADHIKPWSKGGQTIQENCQMLCKDCNRRKSGK; this is encoded by the coding sequence ATGAAAATAGAACTCAAAGAAATTACCGTCGGGGAATTAACAAACGGGTATAAAGATAATGCGGAAAACGGCGTTATAGGTTTTAGCGGAAAACTTGATATTCGTCCACCGTATCAGCGGGAATTTATTTATAAAGACAAACAACGCGATGCCGTTATTGATACTATTGTAAAAAACTTTCCGCTAAACGTAATGTATTGGGCTGTCAGAGACGACAGAAAATTTGAAGTTATAGACGGGCAGCAGCGCACAATTTCCGTTTGTCAATATGTCAACGGCGATTTTGCTTTTGATATGAGATATTTTCACAATCTGAAAAAAGATGAGCAGAATAAAATTCTTAACTATAAACTTATGATTTATATTTGCGAAGGAACAGACAGTGAAAAATTGCAATGGTTTAAAACAATAAACATAGCAGGCGAAAAACTTTCAGAGCAAGAATTAAGAAACGCAGTTTATGCGGGTTCTTGGGTATCAGATGCAAAAAGATACTTTTCAAAAAATGGTTGTCCTGCCTATCGAATAGCAAGCGACTATCTTAATGGTTCGTATATACGACAAGAATATTTAGAAACCGCTATTGATTGGATTTCTAAAGGCAATATTGAGGTTTATATGTCAAATCATCAGGGCGACGCAAACGCTCTTGCCCTGTGGACGTATTTTCAATCTGTAATAACTTGGGTAAGTGGAGTTTTTACAAAGAAAAGAAATTTTATGAAAGGCGTTGATTGGGGAATGCTTTACAATAAATACAAAGACAAAATCTTTGATGCGGTTAAAATAGAAAAAGAAACTGCCGAACTTATACTTGACGACGACGTTACAAAAAAGAGCGGGATTTATCCTTATATTTTAACGCGTGACGAAAAATATCTTTCAATACGCGTGTTTTCGCAAGCCCAAAGGCAAAAAGCGTATTTAAGCCAAAAAAGCATATGCGCAAAATGTGAAAAACATTTTGAGATAGGCGAAATGGAAGCCGACCACATAAAACCTTGGAGCAAAGGCGGGCAAACCATCCAAGAAAACTGCCAAATGTTATGCAAAGATTGCAACCGCAGAAAAAGTGGCAAATAA